A genome region from Natronobeatus ordinarius includes the following:
- a CDS encoding nucleotide sugar dehydrogenase, whose product MTEPASAEAVDSLYGAEADDAVQRASFLAGEVPVAVYGLGKMGLPLAAVFADVSRNVIGADIDPAVVETIEDGGSHVKREPGLEDLVFELVSAGALSATTEPREAASAAAVHVVIVPTPITDDKEPDLAILDAVVEEIGAGLEEGDLVCIECTVPPQTTERRVLPALEDASGLERGEFGLAFCPERTSSGRALEDIRGAYPKVVGGVDDESTRAATLIYEELNAKGVLPVSDATTAESVKVFEGLYRDVNIALANELARFTDELGIDVTEAIDVANTQPFCDIHTPGPGVGGHCIPYYPYFMIEPFEADSSLLETARAVNDSMPAFTVEKVQEGLEADGKSVAESTVVVLGLTYRPGVEEIRATPSIPISEELSSLGATVYGVDPMLDSVEEFALEQVDLEAALELEADAIVLVTPHEEFLDINWEDVHRNSDSLSIVIDGRQALEADAVGARVYTIGRGYDE is encoded by the coding sequence ATGACTGAACCAGCGTCGGCGGAGGCCGTCGACTCGCTGTACGGCGCCGAGGCCGACGACGCCGTCCAGCGGGCGTCGTTCCTCGCGGGCGAGGTGCCCGTCGCCGTCTACGGCCTCGGAAAGATGGGGCTGCCGCTGGCAGCGGTGTTCGCCGACGTCTCGCGCAACGTCATCGGCGCGGATATCGACCCCGCGGTCGTCGAGACGATCGAGGACGGCGGCTCACACGTCAAACGCGAACCCGGCCTCGAGGACCTCGTCTTCGAGCTGGTCTCGGCGGGGGCGCTGTCGGCGACGACCGAGCCCCGGGAGGCGGCGTCGGCGGCGGCGGTCCACGTGGTGATCGTCCCGACGCCGATCACGGACGACAAGGAGCCCGATCTGGCGATTCTCGACGCCGTCGTCGAGGAGATCGGGGCGGGCCTCGAGGAAGGCGATCTGGTCTGTATCGAGTGTACGGTGCCGCCGCAGACGACCGAACGGCGGGTGTTGCCCGCCCTCGAGGACGCCTCGGGACTCGAACGCGGCGAGTTCGGCCTGGCGTTCTGTCCCGAACGGACGTCGTCGGGTCGCGCGCTCGAGGACATCCGCGGGGCCTACCCGAAGGTCGTCGGCGGCGTCGACGACGAGAGCACGCGCGCGGCGACGCTCATCTACGAGGAGCTCAACGCCAAGGGCGTGCTCCCGGTCTCGGACGCGACGACCGCGGAGTCGGTGAAGGTGTTCGAGGGGCTGTACCGCGACGTCAACATCGCGCTCGCGAACGAGCTGGCGCGCTTTACCGACGAGCTGGGGATCGACGTCACCGAGGCGATCGACGTGGCGAACACCCAGCCGTTCTGTGATATTCACACGCCCGGCCCCGGCGTCGGGGGTCACTGCATCCCGTACTACCCGTACTTCATGATCGAGCCGTTCGAGGCCGACTCGTCGCTGCTCGAGACCGCACGTGCAGTCAACGACTCGATGCCCGCGTTCACCGTCGAGAAGGTCCAGGAAGGACTCGAAGCCGACGGAAAGTCGGTCGCGGAGTCCACCGTCGTCGTGCTGGGGCTGACCTATCGCCCCGGCGTCGAGGAGATCCGCGCCACGCCGTCGATTCCGATCTCGGAGGAGCTGTCGTCACTCGGGGCGACGGTGTACGGCGTCGATCCGATGCTGGATTCCGTCGAGGAATTCGCCCTCGAGCAGGTCGACCTGGAGGCGGCACTCGAGCTCGAGGCAGACGCCATCGTGCTCGTGACGCCCCACGAGGAGTTCCTCGATATCAACTGGGAAGACGTTCATCGCAACAGTGATAGTCTCTCCATCGTGATCGATGGACGACAGGCGCTCGAGGCGGACGCTGTGGGGGCTCGGGTGTACACGATCGGGAGGGGATACGATGAGTGA
- a CDS encoding nucleotide sugar dehydrogenase, which produces MSEPERTRQSQARRSRLTDVVCVVGLGYVGLPLAYEFDRIGHDVVGFDIDDGRIEQLRRGIDPTGDVGDAEIADSSIAFTTDEAAIGEADFVLVAVPTPVDEMKNPNLDYVQSAGKTIGRHIEAGTTVVLESTVYPGATREIFAPAVEEASGLTYGEEFFVGYSPERMVPGDEEHGLRNVVKIVSGQNEETLEEVASLYEGIVDAGVHRAPAIEVAEMAKVVENTQRDLNIALVNELAIAAENLGVDGRAVLEAAGTKWNFHDYRPGLVGGHCIPVDPFFMVYQSERNGYSPKLVQQAREVNEYMPKHVGELALKAMNDCGQVPKESTVLVLGLAYKPGVGDVRTSAVDGTIDYLEEYGVDVVGFDPHADDDVMREEFGIEILEQLTFEDVDGIVLATPHDRFLGIDYKSAAIEMDERPFFLDVDAAMDETELTEYGFEYRRI; this is translated from the coding sequence ATGAGTGAACCAGAGCGCACGAGACAATCACAGGCGAGACGGTCCAGACTGACCGACGTGGTCTGCGTCGTCGGACTCGGCTACGTCGGGCTGCCGCTGGCCTACGAGTTCGACCGGATCGGCCACGACGTCGTCGGCTTCGACATCGACGACGGGCGAATCGAACAGCTGCGACGCGGAATCGACCCCACCGGCGACGTCGGCGACGCGGAGATCGCCGACTCGAGCATCGCGTTCACGACCGACGAGGCGGCGATCGGCGAGGCGGATTTCGTCCTCGTGGCGGTGCCGACGCCGGTCGACGAGATGAAAAACCCCAACCTGGACTACGTCCAGTCCGCCGGGAAGACGATCGGCCGCCACATCGAAGCGGGAACGACCGTCGTCCTCGAGTCGACCGTCTACCCGGGCGCGACCCGAGAGATCTTCGCCCCCGCCGTGGAGGAGGCCTCAGGGCTCACCTACGGCGAGGAGTTCTTCGTCGGCTACTCGCCAGAACGGATGGTGCCGGGCGACGAGGAGCACGGCCTGCGGAACGTCGTGAAGATCGTCAGCGGGCAGAACGAGGAGACCCTCGAGGAGGTGGCGTCGCTGTACGAGGGGATCGTCGACGCGGGGGTCCACCGGGCGCCCGCGATCGAGGTCGCCGAGATGGCCAAAGTCGTCGAGAACACCCAGCGGGATCTGAACATCGCGCTGGTCAACGAACTCGCCATCGCCGCCGAGAATCTGGGCGTCGACGGCCGGGCCGTCCTCGAGGCCGCCGGCACGAAGTGGAACTTTCACGACTATCGGCCCGGGCTCGTCGGCGGCCACTGCATTCCCGTCGATCCGTTCTTCATGGTCTACCAGTCCGAACGCAACGGCTACTCACCGAAGCTGGTCCAGCAGGCCCGCGAGGTCAACGAGTACATGCCCAAACACGTCGGCGAACTTGCGCTGAAGGCGATGAACGACTGTGGGCAGGTTCCGAAGGAGAGTACGGTGCTCGTGCTCGGGCTGGCGTACAAACCCGGCGTCGGCGACGTCCGGACGTCGGCGGTCGACGGCACGATCGACTACCTCGAGGAGTACGGCGTCGACGTCGTCGGCTTCGACCCCCACGCCGATGACGACGTCATGCGCGAGGAGTTCGGCATCGAGATCCTCGAGCAACTCACGTTCGAGGACGTCGACGGGATCGTGCTCGCGACGCCCCACGATCGGTTCCTCGGGATCGACTACAAGTCGGCGGCGATCGAGATGGACGAGCGGCCGTTCTTCCTCGACGTGGATGCGGCGATGGACGAGACAGAGCTGACCGAGTACGGCTTCGAGTATCGGAGAATCTGA
- a CDS encoding glycosyltransferase family 2 protein, with the protein MYRDHTIGVVIPAYNEEGFVGDVIREMPAYVDVMYVIDDCSTDGTWDEILEAAGEDAESELPLEYDDETVLADGGGSLLTERATVHEPVGRVAPIQHRENLGAGGAIKTGYLAALEDETDVTVTVDGDGQMDLTQMTRLLDPIVGGEADYAKGNRLLYKEYRSAMPKFRFFGNSILTFLTKIASGYWKTMDPQNGYTAISHYALENVGIASMYEYYGYCNDLLVKLNAKGMRVADVAMPAVYGDEESSIRYRTYIRKVSWMLLRNFLWRLKVKYLVLDFHPLALFYLFGAALAALGILGGGWSLYAKFMLGDSLFVRASSSLLLFSVGSMFVMFAMLFDMQVNESKEVQLRE; encoded by the coding sequence ATGTATCGAGATCACACGATCGGTGTCGTCATCCCCGCCTACAACGAGGAGGGCTTCGTCGGCGACGTCATCCGCGAGATGCCCGCCTACGTCGACGTGATGTACGTCATCGACGACTGTTCGACCGACGGCACCTGGGACGAGATCCTCGAGGCGGCGGGCGAGGACGCCGAGTCGGAGCTCCCCCTCGAGTACGACGACGAAACCGTTCTGGCGGACGGGGGCGGCTCGTTGCTAACCGAACGGGCGACTGTTCACGAGCCCGTCGGTCGGGTGGCCCCGATCCAGCACCGCGAAAACCTCGGTGCTGGCGGCGCGATCAAAACCGGCTATCTGGCGGCGCTTGAGGACGAGACCGACGTGACTGTCACGGTCGACGGCGACGGCCAGATGGATCTGACTCAGATGACGCGGCTTCTCGATCCAATCGTCGGAGGCGAGGCCGATTACGCGAAAGGGAACCGGTTGCTGTACAAGGAGTACCGATCCGCGATGCCGAAGTTCCGCTTTTTCGGCAACTCGATCCTCACCTTCCTGACGAAGATCGCCAGCGGCTACTGGAAGACGATGGACCCCCAGAACGGCTACACGGCGATCTCCCATTACGCGCTGGAGAACGTCGGCATCGCGTCGATGTACGAGTACTACGGCTACTGTAACGACCTGCTCGTAAAACTGAACGCCAAGGGGATGCGCGTCGCCGACGTCGCGATGCCGGCGGTGTACGGCGACGAGGAATCCTCGATCAGGTACCGGACCTACATCCGGAAGGTGTCGTGGATGTTGCTTCGGAACTTCCTCTGGCGGCTGAAGGTAAAATATCTCGTGCTCGACTTCCATCCGCTGGCGCTGTTTTACCTCTTCGGGGCTGCACTGGCAGCACTCGGGATCCTGGGCGGCGGATGGTCGCTGTACGCGAAGTTCATGCTCGGGGATTCGTTGTTCGTCCGGGCGAGCTCGAGTCTGTTGCTGTTCAGCGTCGGGAGCATGTTCGTGATGTTCGCGATGCTGTTCGACATGCAGGTGAATGAAAGTAAAGAGGTGCAGCTCCGTGAGTGA
- a CDS encoding DUF354 domain-containing protein, with protein MKVLFDIGHPAHVHLFKHAISELKSEGHDTCVLSRDKEITIALLNGYEIKHNPLSAMGSRKFSLITEWTKREYHTIKIARSYDPDIVLSVASPPAAHAAKIVGCPKIVFNDSEPAHLQSKLAHPFADRICTPANFDADIGKKQERYDGYHELAYLHPDRFDPNPDALRENGVELDNQYSVLRFVSWGAHHDVGHSGFSRDAKRELVSLLSEHGDVYITSESPLPTEFEAYRLPIPPERMHDLLYYADLYAGDSQTMATEAAILGTPAVRSNSFAGDGDMSNFVELEEEYGLLYSRSDENETIEIIRELLADPNVKDSWQEKRERLIDDKIDVTEYMLEQIFELGGAAA; from the coding sequence ATGAAGGTATTATTTGACATTGGACATCCTGCTCACGTCCACTTGTTCAAGCACGCAATATCCGAACTCAAATCAGAGGGACACGATACATGCGTGCTGTCGAGAGATAAGGAGATTACAATCGCTCTGTTAAACGGGTACGAAATAAAACATAACCCATTATCAGCGATGGGTTCGAGGAAATTCTCTCTCATCACTGAATGGACAAAGCGCGAGTATCATACTATTAAAATAGCTCGGTCATATGACCCTGATATCGTTCTGAGTGTTGCCAGCCCACCAGCAGCCCACGCTGCCAAAATCGTTGGCTGCCCCAAAATTGTGTTCAACGACAGTGAGCCGGCACATCTCCAGTCGAAGCTCGCTCATCCATTTGCGGATCGAATTTGTACTCCTGCAAACTTCGACGCAGATATCGGTAAAAAGCAAGAGCGCTACGACGGCTACCACGAACTCGCATATCTTCATCCAGATCGATTCGATCCCAACCCGGACGCACTACGAGAGAACGGGGTAGAGCTGGATAATCAGTACTCGGTACTTCGCTTCGTCTCGTGGGGAGCACACCACGATGTCGGCCATAGCGGGTTCTCTCGTGACGCAAAACGGGAACTCGTTTCCCTCTTGTCCGAGCACGGCGACGTGTACATCACCAGTGAGAGTCCCCTCCCTACGGAATTCGAAGCCTACCGCCTCCCGATCCCACCAGAGCGAATGCACGATCTGCTCTACTACGCGGATCTGTACGCGGGTGATTCACAAACGATGGCCACCGAGGCGGCGATCCTCGGCACCCCAGCCGTGCGATCCAACTCGTTTGCCGGCGATGGCGACATGAGCAACTTCGTCGAACTGGAAGAAGAGTACGGGTTACTCTACTCACGGTCCGACGAGAACGAGACGATCGAAATCATCCGCGAACTGCTCGCCGATCCGAACGTAAAGGACAGCTGGCAGGAGAAACGGGAGCGACTCATCGACGACAAGATCGACGTCACGGAGTACATGCTCGAGCAAATCTTCGAGCTTGGGGGTGCAGCTGCATGA
- the wecB gene encoding non-hydrolyzing UDP-N-acetylglucosamine 2-epimerase: MKVVTVVGARPQFVKAFAVSRVLREEHEEVLVHTGQHYDEELSGVFFEELGIPEPEYNLGVGSDSHGRQTAAMLEGLEEIIEAETPDIVLLYGDTNSTLAGAIAASKIEPLVAHVEAGLRSYNREMPEEINRVLTDHASDLLFPPSESAADTLEGEGITEGVHVVGDVMYDAILWARDVAQRESDVLGRVGVEDGGFILSTVHRAGNTDDPDRLEAIIDALSNAPLPVVLPIHPRTENRLQEYGLWERATAALEVIDPVGYLDFVRLLDGSERVATDSGGVQKEAFYLDTPCVTMREETEWLETVDSGWNVLVGADRDRIEKELRVNRYLEEKPTPYGDGTAAERIVEVLVEYIAETTVGGLEDA, from the coding sequence ATGAAGGTCGTCACGGTCGTTGGTGCTCGCCCACAGTTCGTCAAGGCGTTCGCCGTCTCCCGCGTCCTCCGTGAAGAGCACGAGGAAGTGCTCGTTCACACCGGCCAGCACTACGACGAGGAGCTCTCCGGAGTGTTCTTCGAGGAGCTCGGGATTCCGGAGCCAGAGTACAACCTCGGCGTCGGCTCCGACAGTCACGGCCGACAGACGGCTGCGATGCTCGAGGGACTCGAGGAGATCATCGAGGCCGAAACCCCCGACATCGTGCTCCTCTACGGCGACACGAACTCGACGCTCGCGGGTGCAATCGCGGCCTCGAAGATCGAGCCGCTCGTCGCCCACGTCGAGGCCGGGTTGCGGAGCTACAACCGGGAGATGCCCGAGGAGATCAACCGCGTGCTGACCGACCACGCCTCGGATCTACTGTTCCCGCCGAGTGAGTCGGCCGCCGACACGCTCGAGGGAGAAGGGATCACCGAGGGCGTCCACGTCGTCGGTGACGTGATGTACGATGCGATCCTCTGGGCCCGAGACGTCGCACAGCGCGAGTCGGACGTGCTCGGTCGCGTCGGTGTCGAGGACGGTGGGTTCATCCTCTCGACGGTCCACCGGGCGGGCAACACCGACGACCCCGACCGACTCGAGGCGATCATCGACGCCCTCTCGAACGCGCCGCTTCCGGTCGTGCTCCCGATTCATCCCCGGACCGAGAACCGGCTTCAGGAGTACGGACTGTGGGAGCGAGCGACGGCGGCACTCGAGGTGATCGACCCGGTCGGCTACCTGGATTTCGTCCGGCTGCTCGACGGTTCGGAGCGAGTTGCGACCGACTCCGGTGGCGTTCAGAAGGAGGCGTTCTATCTCGACACCCCCTGTGTGACGATGCGTGAGGAGACGGAGTGGCTCGAGACGGTCGACAGCGGCTGGAACGTACTCGTGGGCGCGGATCGAGACCGAATCGAGAAAGAGCTTCGCGTGAACCGCTATCTCGAGGAGAAACCAACGCCGTACGGCGACGGAACTGCCGCCGAACGGATCGTGGAAGTGCTCGTCGAATATATAGCGGAGACGACAGTAGGGGGTCTCGAGGATGCGTGA
- a CDS encoding glycosyltransferase family 4 protein, with product MNVLSLVTNRYAPFYVNQTVELESRGINIDHVNPRKQTEDHEEQQQISRSYVDYLPLFSRPIRKAFKEYDLVHANNGKTAPFALAQPHRPIVLTLWGSDLAGKYGSVTKRCAQFCDEVIVRNEEMCRELGRDAHVIPAGIDMEQFKPHPQLDAPRSVGWDPSKKHVLFPYPPSRPVKNYPLAERVVERVDEELPEKVCLQTVYGVDHDDVSTYMNAADALLLTSHREGSPNSVKEAMACNLPVVATDVGDVQERLCEVEPSFVCTTEDELVAALCEVLERNERSNGREHIRDLSIDQMGEQILDVYKHALE from the coding sequence ATGAACGTCTTATCACTTGTCACAAATCGGTACGCTCCGTTCTACGTAAATCAGACTGTTGAATTAGAATCGAGAGGTATCAACATAGACCATGTGAATCCACGAAAACAGACTGAAGATCACGAAGAACAACAACAGATCTCGAGGTCGTATGTGGACTATCTTCCATTGTTTTCTAGACCTATCCGAAAAGCGTTTAAAGAGTACGATCTCGTTCATGCTAACAACGGAAAAACAGCGCCATTTGCTCTTGCTCAACCGCACCGCCCGATCGTCCTCACACTCTGGGGATCCGATTTAGCTGGAAAGTATGGGTCGGTGACGAAACGGTGCGCTCAATTCTGTGACGAAGTGATAGTCAGAAACGAGGAGATGTGTCGTGAGTTAGGAAGAGACGCACACGTGATCCCGGCGGGGATCGACATGGAGCAATTCAAACCACACCCTCAGCTCGACGCGCCACGCTCAGTTGGATGGGACCCATCGAAAAAGCACGTGCTGTTCCCGTATCCGCCCTCGAGACCAGTGAAGAACTACCCGTTGGCCGAACGCGTCGTAGAGCGAGTCGACGAAGAATTACCCGAAAAAGTCTGTTTACAGACGGTGTATGGGGTTGACCACGACGATGTCTCGACGTACATGAACGCCGCCGATGCACTTCTGTTAACGTCTCACCGGGAAGGCTCTCCCAACTCGGTCAAAGAGGCGATGGCATGTAATCTCCCCGTCGTTGCTACCGACGTTGGTGACGTTCAAGAACGGCTATGCGAGGTGGAACCATCGTTCGTATGTACGACTGAAGACGAGCTCGTTGCAGCGCTTTGTGAAGTGCTCGAGCGAAATGAACGATCTAACGGGAGAGAACATATCCGTGATCTCAGCATAGACCAGATGGGTGAGCAAATTTTGGATGTGTACAAGCACGCTCTCGAATAG